From the genome of Nasonia vitripennis strain AsymCx chromosome 1, Nvit_psr_1.1, whole genome shotgun sequence, one region includes:
- the LOC100678140 gene encoding rho guanine nucleotide exchange factor 7 isoform X4: protein MSKSDGPKLVTALFSFKGKNNDELCFKKGDIITITQTDDGGWWEGTLNEKTGWFPSNYVKEYKAPGTSLQSFSFSDSDSGSTSAKMSPEKSSPDSPIHQTLNRDIVLKDIVDSERANVAELQGLVNNFLQPLEAANVIKKEEYKQLIGNFHEVLETHQRLLANLDSALSQGPEARVGNIFLTLAPKLKSIHTTYCNCHPQAVCILDRYRDELNDFMERSGAISPGILVLTTGLSKPFRRLDKYSAMLQELERHTEKNNPDRGDTQRSVSVYRDIADRCAAIRKQRELALQILTSGIKGWEGEELNVLGDIIHVGPVILVSGVERRDRYFVLFPTTLLVLSISARMSSFVYEGKLPLTGINVVALEQSEEIKNAFEISGPMIESITVVCPSREERQHWIELLSQEQIAIRASNLSRSPTSISHSSSQNSKLQAAGAEHSSSPGNKAPWSLASFRPAPPIYALKTFGKPDAVDSCRSTKTCNERQFEDDAIILRVIEGYCLSANARFTVHSAGGCRKLLKP, encoded by the exons ATGTCCAAGTCCGATGGGCCCAAACTCGTCACAGCCCTCTTCTCCTTCAAGGGAAAGAACAACGATGAG CTATGCTTCAAAAAAGGTGacattattacaataacacaGACAGATGATGGCGGCTGGTGGGAAGGAACACTTAATGAGAAAACTGGCTGGTTTCCGTCCAATTATGTCAAGGAGTATAAAGCTCCAGGTACATCTTTGCAAAGTTTCAGCTTTAGCGATTCAG ATTCAGGTTCGACATCAGCTAAAATGTCGCCTGAAAAGAGTTCACCTGATTCCCCAATCCATCAAACACTGAACAGGGATATTGTCTTAAAAGACATAGTTGATTCCGAACGTGCAAACGTTGCAGAACTGCAGGGATTagttaataattttcttcaaCCTCTAGAAGCAGCCAATGT TATTAAAAAAGAAGAGTACAAACAGTTGATTGGAAACTTCCATGAAGTCTTAGAGACTCATCAACGTCTTTTAGCAAATTTAGATAGTGCATTATCTCAAGGGCCAGAGGCTAGAGTAGGAAATATTTTCCTAACATTAGCTCCTAAACTGAAGTCCATTCACACAACTTATTGCAATTGTCATCCGCAAGCAGTTTGCATTCTAGATAGATACAG GGATGAATTAAACGATTTTATGGAAAGGAGTGGTGCGATATCCCCGGGTATATTAGTATTAACTACTGGACTTAGTAAACCCTTTAGAAGACTGGACAAGTATTCGGCTATGCTACAAGAGTTAGAAAGGCACACAGAGAAAAATAATCCAGACAGAGGGGATACTCAGCGTAGCGTTAGTGTATATAGAGATATTGCT GATCGTTGCGCAGCAATAAGAAAACAGCGAGAGCTTGCGTTGCAAATTTTAACCAGTGGCATCAAAGGTTGGGAAGGCGAGGAATTAAACGTTTTAGGTGATATTATTCACGTTGGCCCTGTCATTCTTGTGTCAGGGGTTGAAAGAAGAGACagatattttgtattatttccgacgacttTACTCGTATTAAGTATAAGCGCCAGAATGAGTTCATTTGTATATGAG GGAAAACTTCCCTTGACTGGAATAAATGTTGTAGCGTTAGAACAATCAGAAGAGATCAAGAATGCCTTCGAAATTTCTG GTCCGATGATCGAGAGCATAACGGTGGTGTGTCCCAGCCGTGAGGAGCGTCAGCACTGGATCGAGTTGCTGTCGCAGGAGCAGATAGCCATCCGTGCCTCGAACCTGAGTCGCTCGCCCACCAGCATATCTCAC TCGAGCAGCCAGAACTCGAAGCTTCAAGCAGCAGGAGCGGAGCACTCATCGTCCCCAGGGAATAAGGCGCCTTGGAGCCTTGCTTCATTTAGACCAGCACCACCGATTTATGCGCTAAAGACTTTTGGAAAGCCAGATGCTGTGGACAGTTGCCGGTCGACTAAAACGTGCA atgaaCGACAGTTTGAGGACGATGCGATAATTTTGAGAGTAATCGAAGGATATTGTTTGTCGGCTAACGCGAGGTTTACCGTACACTCTG CAGGTGGCTGTCGGAAACTGTTAAAGCCTTGA
- the LOC100678140 gene encoding rho guanine nucleotide exchange factor 7 isoform X5: MSKSDGPKLVTALFSFKGKNNDELCFKKGDIITITQTDDGGWWEGTLNEKTGWFPSNYVKEYKAPGTSLQSFSFSDSDSGSTSAKMSPEKSSPDSPIHQTLNRDIVLKDIVDSERANVAELQGLVNNFLQPLEAANVIKKEEYKQLIGNFHEVLETHQRLLANLDSALSQGPEARVGNIFLTLAPKLKSIHTTYCNCHPQAVCILDRYRDELNDFMERSGAISPGILVLTTGLSKPFRRLDKYSAMLQELERHTEKNNPDRGDTQRSVSVYRDIADRCAAIRKQRELALQILTSGIKGWEGEELNVLGDIIHVGPVILVSGVERRDRYFVLFPTTLLVLSISARMSSFVYEGKLPLTGINVVALEQSEEIKNAFEISGPMIESITVVCPSREERQHWIELLSQEQIAIRASNLSRSPTSISHSSSQNSKLQAAGAEHSSSPGNKAPWSLASFRPAPPIYALKTFGKPDAVDSCRSTKTCNERQFEDDAIILRVIEGYCLSANARFTVHSGGCRKLLKP; encoded by the exons ATGTCCAAGTCCGATGGGCCCAAACTCGTCACAGCCCTCTTCTCCTTCAAGGGAAAGAACAACGATGAG CTATGCTTCAAAAAAGGTGacattattacaataacacaGACAGATGATGGCGGCTGGTGGGAAGGAACACTTAATGAGAAAACTGGCTGGTTTCCGTCCAATTATGTCAAGGAGTATAAAGCTCCAGGTACATCTTTGCAAAGTTTCAGCTTTAGCGATTCAG ATTCAGGTTCGACATCAGCTAAAATGTCGCCTGAAAAGAGTTCACCTGATTCCCCAATCCATCAAACACTGAACAGGGATATTGTCTTAAAAGACATAGTTGATTCCGAACGTGCAAACGTTGCAGAACTGCAGGGATTagttaataattttcttcaaCCTCTAGAAGCAGCCAATGT TATTAAAAAAGAAGAGTACAAACAGTTGATTGGAAACTTCCATGAAGTCTTAGAGACTCATCAACGTCTTTTAGCAAATTTAGATAGTGCATTATCTCAAGGGCCAGAGGCTAGAGTAGGAAATATTTTCCTAACATTAGCTCCTAAACTGAAGTCCATTCACACAACTTATTGCAATTGTCATCCGCAAGCAGTTTGCATTCTAGATAGATACAG GGATGAATTAAACGATTTTATGGAAAGGAGTGGTGCGATATCCCCGGGTATATTAGTATTAACTACTGGACTTAGTAAACCCTTTAGAAGACTGGACAAGTATTCGGCTATGCTACAAGAGTTAGAAAGGCACACAGAGAAAAATAATCCAGACAGAGGGGATACTCAGCGTAGCGTTAGTGTATATAGAGATATTGCT GATCGTTGCGCAGCAATAAGAAAACAGCGAGAGCTTGCGTTGCAAATTTTAACCAGTGGCATCAAAGGTTGGGAAGGCGAGGAATTAAACGTTTTAGGTGATATTATTCACGTTGGCCCTGTCATTCTTGTGTCAGGGGTTGAAAGAAGAGACagatattttgtattatttccgacgacttTACTCGTATTAAGTATAAGCGCCAGAATGAGTTCATTTGTATATGAG GGAAAACTTCCCTTGACTGGAATAAATGTTGTAGCGTTAGAACAATCAGAAGAGATCAAGAATGCCTTCGAAATTTCTG GTCCGATGATCGAGAGCATAACGGTGGTGTGTCCCAGCCGTGAGGAGCGTCAGCACTGGATCGAGTTGCTGTCGCAGGAGCAGATAGCCATCCGTGCCTCGAACCTGAGTCGCTCGCCCACCAGCATATCTCAC TCGAGCAGCCAGAACTCGAAGCTTCAAGCAGCAGGAGCGGAGCACTCATCGTCCCCAGGGAATAAGGCGCCTTGGAGCCTTGCTTCATTTAGACCAGCACCACCGATTTATGCGCTAAAGACTTTTGGAAAGCCAGATGCTGTGGACAGTTGCCGGTCGACTAAAACGTGCA atgaaCGACAGTTTGAGGACGATGCGATAATTTTGAGAGTAATCGAAGGATATTGTTTGTCGGCTAACGCGAGGTTTACCGTACACTCTG GTGGCTGTCGGAAACTGTTAAAGCCTTGA